A window of the Fusarium fujikuroi IMI 58289 draft genome, chromosome FFUJ_chr09 genome harbors these coding sequences:
- a CDS encoding probable TRP2-anthranilate synthase component I, giving the protein MSDTIVTETIPLSQDVDKGVELVINILASYKDHEHYVYEQNHCWYIGLDCQSSLTIDSAGTSASILNEGHNQKVPVTSNLDQIARDFVKTSIKRGFKIFGYVGYSYASHVRGIPYTPGEWPLLSLMVPRYQIVIAPDKIIVQGEETEAFRHLVDVVTSAPMHTVQRAQSMTVDISQRSSQYTTAVEKALSKIEDGQVMKTIVSRAISLPERVDMLATLLVGRELNTPKRSFSFNHAGYQSTGFSPELIVSLEQGKIITEPLAGTRAFPDDLAERARLRNELENDPKEIVEHIMSVKEAITELQRICPHESVVVEDLMSVRIRGKVQHLGSRVTGALGDGRDCWDALNVLFPSITASGIPKTDALEAIESLESGPRELYSGGIIMMEPSGGTFEASLVLRSVFQDRYRQWAQAGAGIISQSQPERELTETCEKLSTITPFLVREEEKMGFREQGSQVS; this is encoded by the coding sequence ATGAGCGACACAATTGTCACTGAAACCATTCCCCTATCCCAAGATGTTGACAAAGGCGTTGAGCTGGTTATCAACATTTTGGCCTCGTATAAGGACCATGAGCACTACGTCTACGAACAGAACCATTGCTGGTACATTGGCCTTGACTGCCAATCTTCGCTGACCATTGACTCAGCCGGGACATCAGCATCGATCCTCAATGAAGGTCATAATCAGAAAGTCCCAGTTACATCAAATCTCGATCAAATTGCACGAGACTTTGTTAAAACGAGCATCAAACGGGGATTCAAAATCTTCGGATATGTCGGATATAGCTATGCTTCCCATGTCCGGGGTATCCCATACACTCCTGGTGAATGGCCTTTACTTAGCCTCATGGTACCTCGATACCAAATCGTGATTGCGCCCGACAAAATCATTGTCCAAGGGGAAGAGACCGAAGCTTTTCGGCATCTCGTTGATGTCGTCACTTCAGCGCCCATGCATACAGTGCAGCGAGCTCAATCCATGACAGTGGATATTTCTCAACGATCTTCCCAGTACACcactgctgttgagaaggcgCTTTCAAAAATCGAAGATGGCCAGGTCATGAAAACAATTGTCTCACGTGCCATAAGCCTGCCGGAGCGAGTCGACATGCTGGCGACCTTATTGGTCGGAAGGGAGTTAAACACACCAAAAAGAAGTTTTTCTTTCAACCATGCCGGTTATCAATCGACTGGGTTTAGCCCAGAACTGATTGTTTCTCTCGAGCAAGGCAAAATCATAACAGAGCCTTTGGCAGGTACACGTGCCTTCCCAGACGACCTGGCTGAACGTGCAAGGTTGAGGAACGAACTTGAGAACGACCCCAAGGAGATTGTGGAACACATCATGTCTGTTAAGGAAGCTATCACAGAACTTCAACGTATTTGTCCCCACGAGAGCGTTGTAGTGGAGGATCTAATGTCGGTACGTATAAGAGGAAAAGTACAGCACCTTGGCTCCCGGGTAACTGGAGCGTTGGGAGACGGTAGAGATTGCTGGGATGCCCTGAATGTACTCTTTCCATCGATTACAGCTTCGGGCATTCCAAAGACAGATGCTTTGGAGGCCATTGAGTCTCTAGAGTCAGGCCCCAGAGAACTGTATTCTGGGGGGATTATTATGATGGAGCCGTCCGGAGGTACTTTCGAGGCAAGTTTAGTTCTTCGTTCGGTTTTCCAGGACCGATACCGCCAGTGGGCACAGGCTGGCGCCGGAATCATTTCACAGTCACAGCCAGAGAGAGAGCTGACGGAAACATGCGAAAAACTATCAACAATCACGCCGTTCCTAGTgagggaagaggagaaaaTGGGATTTAGAGAGCAAGGCTCACAAGTGTCGTGA
- a CDS encoding related to multidrug resistant protein → MTIQQNKKAPVKPVIQDKNELESGSIQPNKSEAESLLVTWDGDSDPGHPYNWSRPRKWAITLLLSGGGLVTLMSGAMLAPALETISHDLGTDAEETQIFLSIFVLAFAFGPMVLSPLAEVFGRRPTWVASSCFYILWNTVAGFSESSRLLIASRLLSGLGASAEFAVTNPILSDMWRAEERGTSFAISTFIPLLGPALGPIIGGAVTQTVGWRWTFWVLSIFDGILVVIALIVFDETYEAVLLERRAAGLRKETGRAYFTEHMSASERSLRPVLLRALSRPFRLLFTQPILQVIAIFLAYNFGILYIVLSTFATLWIERYGQSEWESGLHYFALVIGYTVAAQGGAILMDKLWGYLKKRAGDDTAPEYRVPLMLPGAILIPLGLFLYGWSADRHTAWIVPDIGIAIFGCGIILNTQALQAYVMDAFRKYVASASAASQFLRSIAGFAFPIFAPAMYHKLDYGWGNSLLALVFIVLGWPAPFLLWRYGATLRAKGSPQW, encoded by the exons ATGACTATCCAGCAGAACAAGAAAGCTCCAGTGAAACCAGTCATTCAAGATAAAAATGAACTCGAGTCAGGGAGTATCCAGCCAAATAAGTCGGAGGCGGAATCGCTCCTG GTAACTTGGGACGGAGACAGCGATCCAGGGCATCCATACAACTGGTCTCGGCCGCGCAAATGGGCCATCACTCTATTGCTCTCCGGTGGCGGCTTGGTCACTCTCATGTCGGGAGCCATGCTCGCCCCAGCTCTCGAGACAATATCCCACGATCTGGGCACCGACGCGGAAGAAACACAGATCTTCCTATCAATATTCGTTCTCGCTTTCGCCTTTGGACCCATGGTTCTTTCTCCGCTTGCGGAAGTCTTTGGACGACGGCCAACATGGGTGGCCTCTAGCTGCTTCTATATCCTCTGGAACACCGTTGCGGGTTTCAGTGAGTCAAGCCGTCTGTTGATTGCAAGCCGTCTTCTCTCAGGTCTTGGGGCAAGCGCTGAATTTGCTGTGACAAACCCAATTCTATCGGACATGTGGCGGGCGGAAGAAAGGGGCACTTCATTCGCTATCTCGACCTTTATCCCGCTCCTAGGTCCTGCACTTGGGCCCATCATCGGGGGTGCGGTCACACAGACCGTGGGTTGGCGCTGGACCTTCTGGGTGCTCTCCATCTTCGATGGGATCTTGGTCGTCATCGCTCTAATCGTGTTCGATGAGACTTATGAGGCTGTTCTGTTGGAGAGGAGAGCTGCCGGTTTGCGTAAGGAGACCGGCAGGGCTTACTTCACAGAGCATATGAGTGCCTCAGAACGAAGTCTTCGTCCGGTTCTGCTCAGGGCACTCAGTCGCCCGTTCCGTCTACTCTTCACGCAGCCCATATTGCAAGTCATTGCGATATTCCTGGCTTACAATTTTGGAATCCTCTATATCGTTCTCTCCACGTTTGCGACTCTGTGGATTGAGCGGTACGGCCAGTCAGAATGGGAGAGTGGCTTGCATTACTTCGCCTTGGTTATAGGTTACACAGTGGCAGCACAGGGCGGCGCCATTCTCATGGACAAGCTTTGGggatatttaaagaaaagagctgGCGACGACACGGCACCTGAGTATCGCGTTCCTCTAATGCTACCTGGAGCTATCCTTATCCCTCTCGGCCTGTTTCTCTATGGCTGGTCGGCAGACAGGCACACTGCGTGGATAGTCCCTGACATCGGTATCGCAATATTTGGTTGCGGTATCATCCTTaatacacaagctttgcAAGCATATGTTATGGATGCTTTCCGTAAGTATGTCGCCTCCGCAAGTGCTGCCTCGCAGTTTCTTCGCAGTATTGCAGGCTTTGCCTTTCCTATTTTTGCCCCGGCAATGTATCATAAACTTGATTATGGCTGGGGAAATAGCCTGCTTGCCTTGGTGTTCATCGTCCTGGGCTGGCCAGCACCATTCCTGTTGTGGAGGTACGGTGCAACTCTTCGAGCCAAAGGCTCGCCGCAATGGTAA
- a CDS encoding related to NonF protein, involved in nonactin biosynthesis, translated as MTTSKPKILVVLTSADKVPKTGKQIGWYLPELAHPFHVLNPRAELVYATPKGGESPLDPVSVELFKDDPICKDFLENQESVWKNTLKLSDVAGRASEFDAIFYPGGHGPMVDLVHDEHSKNLLRDFHSQDKVISAVCHGPAAFVNATTASGDLILKGKQVTGFDDVGEEMFKFTDDMDFSLEKRLGEVSGGKYVKADEGPLAEKVVVDGKIITGQNPASSRGVAEEIAKALGVY; from the exons ATGACAACTTCTAAGCCCAAGATTCTTGTAGTCCTCACCTCGGCCGACAAGGTCCCCAAGACCGGGAAGCAGATCGGATGGTATCTG CCCGAGCTTGCTCACCCCTTTCACGTCCTCAACCCTCGTGCCGAACTAGTTTACGCGACTCCAAAAGGCGGCGAGTCTCCACTTGATCCTGTGTCGGTGGAGCTCTTCAAAGATGATCCTATTTGCAAGGACTTCCTCGAGAACCAAGAGTCAGTTTGGAAGAACACTCTCAAACTCAGCGACGTTGCCGGTCGAGCCTCGGAGTTCGACGCAATTTTCTACCCCGGTGGCCATGGTCCGATGGTAGACCTCGTCCACGATGAGCACTCGAAGAACCTGCTCCGCGACTTTCACTCCCAGGACAAGGTCATCTCAGCTGTATGTCATGGACCAGCTGCGTTCGTCAATGCGACGACCGCATCGGGGGACCTGATCTTGAAGGGCAAGCAAGTCACTGGCTTTGATGACGTGGGCGAAGAAATGTTCAAATTTACAGATGATATGGACTTTAGTCTCGAGAAGAGATTGGGCGAAGTCAGTGGTGGGAAGTACGTCAAGGCTGATGAGGGTCCCCTTGCGgagaaggttgttgttgatgggaaGATAATTACGGGCCAAAATCCAGCGTCATCCAGGGGCGTGGCTGAGGAGATCGCCAAGGCGCTTGGAGTGTATTGA
- a CDS encoding fumonisin cluster-ABC transporter encodes MDFKSCLSDASFGPFVKGCRGNFDFTLKFELIIFFIAPYCVFTTLVFVRILILVSKSQIITGNHIPLGVLKNIVNAVYFAFRIIILILSPIGSPNNALSHLFISAQALGLVASVATAVLSYYEHWYSRRPSILLSTYLCLSLLLDISHDRTLWLNASSSLETGYSSVFSVAVAIKAFSTWLESRPQSEPDWDSSDVKEIQDSTSGVYSLSSFMWLGGLLLLGYKKVLALSDLPTLDGDMLGALYERFRKYSSTHLVTKHQTQRNGRYTLLQALSKALAMHLLLPVLPRVALIGLSLAQAFLTQAILRYLEEDQPHNYSWGLIGATVLIYGGICICTSLYWYFHERLLCVVRGCLASAIFHKTLDLSLTNTDRTASVTLMSTDLDRIHKGFLNLHELWANVIEAGLAAWFLWRQVGIAFIAPVGLVLLSFLGVFALGQYVGVYQRVWMGKIQNRVAITADAISKIKHLKVSGMTLPLEATIQKARESELRASRGIRRLQIASLIIAFAPDLTAPGIMLAATKSQNFTSQKVYTAIALLALLTVPLGSIFRSVSPLMSAFACLQRIQAFLELDTRKDPRLITHSMTDTPSISSDEKINIERLKAPRGSAIRLVDASFGWQSKGQPCLRNINLTVNYSALTVIIGPVGSGKSTLCKALLGETLFATGKVVLDHDASCRIGYCDQVPFIRNCSIKQNIIGFSSWNPVRYLEVIKASMLLYDLNELPEGDATVVGSGGTTLSGGQKQRIAIARALYLDTRLLILDNVLSGLDTHTEHHLFQHVLSPNGLLKKRENAPAVVFSTHSVKYARWADHIVLLNETGEIIEQGSWEELSVYDSYLQNLCIQENVQITDPNQLRDVGSDQPLEQIRPKPRRTPSSRDPNDQDVVNSDTDNSARQNGDMTVYRHYFRAVPLLAIMSFITSSVSYGFFYSFPNIWLKWWLSDSDSTRHDHPKAFWNGIYAMFQIFALLSELLTMYLALTYFALISGAAVHLSALRAVTRAPLYFFAKVDLGTITNYFSQDMTLVDGALPASLIQFASDVAASLGMAGNLAASSPYMAAAYPICFCFLYFVTKFYLRTSRQLRLLDLEAKSPLYKQFLESDNGIATIRAADWTKEYLVQNELLLNVSQRPAYLLAMVQRWLLFILNTFVLLLALLTVVLVTQLKGHGTGFAGAGLISLMQIGQFLTNCVKSYANLEVSMGAVSRLKALSESPHRECAEGQEVVPPLGWPRRGSIEVNEISASYKVQFAHNRGSSYNEQVNEKSLSLRDLRFHIDARQKVAICGRTGSGKSSIILLLLCMLKPLQNTREDAITIDGISIQNVDPSILRERIFAVPQDTIFLPKGSSWLENMEPFTTNAAECRSILEDVNLWDVVVAQGGDLTAAMDSDALSQGQRQLFSLARAVLRKRAKTKLMSGQAQHGGLLLLDEPSSAVDFETEGIMHRIIQREFCDYTVVMITHRLEFITGLHSIGQVGSDSQETFFNRVLVVDAGTIVEDGHPAELLEAKEGRFRALWEASRV; translated from the exons ATGGACTTTAAAAGCTGCTTGTCGGATGCTTCTTTCGGTCCCTTTGTTAAAGGTTGTCGAGGCAATTTTGATTTTACTTTGAAATTCGAGCTGATCATCTTTTTTATTGCGCCATATTGCGTTTTCACAACATTGGTCTTTGTGCGAATCTTGATACTCGTCTCCAAGTCTCAGATAATCACGGGGAATCACATTCCACTTGGCGTATTAAAAAAC ATTGTCAACGCTGTTTACTTCGCTTTTCGCATCATTATCCTTATTTTGAGCCCTATAGGATCTCCCAATAATGCTCTATCCCATCTATTTATCTCAGCCCAGGCCCTAGGACTAGTAGCCAGCGTGGCTACAGCAGTCCTCTCCTACTACGAGCACTGGTACTCTCGGAGACCTTCAATACTACTGAGTACCTACCTTTGCTtgagccttcttctggatATTTCCCATGATCGAACGCTATGGCTGAATGCATCCTCATCCCTCGAGACTGGATATTCGTCCGTGTTCTCAGTAGCTGTTGCTATCAAAGCCTTTTCCACTTGGCTGGAATCTCGCCCTCAATCGGAGCCAGATTGGGACAGTAGCGATGTCAAAGAAATCCAGGACTCAACCAGTGGAGTGTATAGCTTGAGTTCTTTCATGTGGCTTGGAGGGCTGCTCCTCCTCGGGTATAAAAAAGTCCTTGCCTTGAGTGATTTGCCGACGCTGGATGGAGACATGCTTGGGGCATTGTACGAAAGATTTCGCAAGTACAGTAGCACTCACCTTGTCACAAAACATCAGACGCAGAGAAACGGTCGGTATACACTACTCCAGGCATTGAGTAAAGCCCTGGCTATGCACCTACTCCTGCCTGTGCTGCCCAGGGTCGCTCTAATCGGCCTTTCTCTTGCGCAAGCGTTTCTGACACAGGCAATTCTCAGATACTTGGAAGAGGATCAACCTCACAATTACAGCTGGGGTTTAATAGGGGCTACCGTCTTGATTTATGGTGGCATATGCATTTGTACTTCTCTGTACTGGTATTTCCATGAAAGACTGCTTTGCGTAGTTCGCGGTTGTCTAGCAAGCGCCATATTCCACAAGACGTTAGATCTGAGCTTGACCAACACCGACAGAACAGCATCAGTAACTCTTATGAGCACTGACCTAGATCGAATACATAAGGGCTTTCTCAACCTTCATGAGCTGTGGGCAAATGTTATAGAGGCAGGACTCGCGGCGTGGTTCCTATGGCGACAAGTGGGCATAGCTTTCATAGCACCGGTCGGGCTTGTATTACTCTCCTTTCTCGGCGTCTTCGCCTTGGGCCAATACGTTGGTGTCTACCAAAGAGTATGGATGGGCAAAATACAGAATCGCGTAGCCATAACTGCCGACGCGATTTCCAAAATCAAGCACCTCAAGGTCTCGGGGATGACTCTCCCGCTTGAAGCCACCATCCAAAAGGCCCGAGAGTCGGAACTACGAGCCAGCCGTGGGATCCGGAGACTACAGATCGCGTCACTTATCATCGCATTTGCACCAGATTTGACAGCACCAGGAATTATGCTCGCAGCCACCAAGTCACAAAACTTTACCTCCCAGAAGGTCTATACTGCGATTGCCCTTCTCGCGTTATTGACCGTCCCGCTTGGAAGTATCTTCCGCTCTGTTTCACCGCTAATGTCGGCATTTGCATGTCTACAGCGCATTCAAGCatttcttgaacttgatacACGAAAGGACCCTCGCTTAATTACACATTCAATGACGGATACGCCCTCGATCTCGagtgatgaaaagatcaATATCGAGCGATTGAAGGCGCCTAGAGGCTCAGCCATAAGACTTGTTGATGCAAGTTTTGGATGGCAGAGCAAAGGGCAGCCGTGCCTCAGGAATATCAACTTGACAGTCAATTATTCTGCCTTGACTGTCATTATTGGCCCTGTCGGATCAGGGAAGTCGACATTGTGCAAAGCCTTGCTCGGCGAAACGCTATTCGCGACCGGAAAGGTTGTTCTGGATCACGACGCTAGCTGTAGAATTGGCTATTGCGACCAAGTACCTTTCATACGAAACTGCAGCATCAAGCAAAACATTATTGGCTTCTCGAGTTGGAACCCAGTGCGCTACCTGGAGGTTATTAAGGCGTCGATGCTCCTATACGACTTGAACGAATTGCCGGAGGGTGATGCGACAGTAGTAGGAAGTGGAGGGACGACATTAAGCGGTGGTCAAAAACAGCGCATCGCCATTGCCAGGGCCCTTTATCTTGACACACGACTTCTAATACTGGACAATGTTCTGAGCGGGCTCGACACTCACACGGAACACCATCTTTTCCAACATGTTCTAAGTCCAAACGGGCTTCTGAAGAAAAGGGAGAATGCGCCGGCTGTGGTATTTTCTACTCATTCAGTCAAGTACGCCCGGTGGGCTGATCATATCGTTCTACTGAATGAAACAGGTGAGATTATCGAGCAAGGCAGCTGGGAAGAGTTGTCGGTCTACGACAGTTATTTGCAGAATTTGTGCATTCAGGAAAACGTACAAATCACAGATCCGAACCAGCTCCGAGACGTGGGAAGCGACCAGCCACTGGAGCAAATCCGACCGAAGCCTAGGCGCACTCCCTCAAGTCGTGATCCTAACGACCAAGATGTTGTGAACAGCGACACGGATAATTCTGCACGTCAAAATGGTGATATGACAGTCTATCGACACTACTTCCGAGCTGTTCCTCTTTTAGCCATCATGTCCTTCATCACGTCATCCGTATCCTATGGGTTCTTCTACAGCTTTCCCAACATTTGGCTGAAATGGTGGCTATCAGACTCTGACTCAACCCGACACGATCATCCCAAGGCCTTCTGGAATGGTATCTATGCCATGTTTCAGATCTTTGCCCTTCTCAGCGAATTGCTGACCATGTATCTGGCACTGACTTACTTCGCTTTGATATCTGGGGCAGCGGTGCACTTATCAGCATTGCGGGCTGTAACTCGAGCGCCACTATATTTCTTTGCCAAGGTAGATCTGGGTACCATCACGAATTACTTCTCACAAGACATGACTCTTGTGGATGGCGCTCTCCCTGCCTCTCTAATCCAATTTGCTAGCGATGTCGCAGCTTCTCTCGGGATGGCTGGCAACCTGgctgcatcatctccataCATGGCCGCAGCCTATCCTATATGCTTTTGTTTCCTGTACTTTGTCACCAAATTCTATTTAAGGACATCTCGTCAGCTTCGTCTCCTAGACCTGGAGGCAAAAAGTCCTCTTTA CAAACAATTCCTTGAATCAGACAATGGAATCGCTACCATACGTGCAGCAGACTGGACTAAAGAATATCTGGTTCAGAATGAGCTGTTACTCAACGTCTCCCAACGCCCTGCCTATCTTTTGGCCATGGTTCAGCGCTGGCTTCTATTTATCCTTAACACCTTTGTGTTATTGCTGGCGTTATTGACCGTTGTGCTCGTTACGCAGCTTAAAGGTCATGGAACAGGCTTTGCTGGTGCAGGGCTGATATCCCTGATGCAAATCGGTCAGTTTCTCACCAATTGTGTAAAAAGCTATGCCAATCTGGAGGTTTCAATGGGAGCTGTCAGTCGGCTGAAAGCTCTCTCTGAAAGCCCGCATCGTGAGTGTGCAGAAGGCCAGGAGGTAGTGCCACCTCTGGGATGGCCTCGTAGAGGCTCCATCGAGGTTAATGAGATCTCGGCATCCTACAA GGTACAATTTGCTCACAACCGAGGAAGCAGCTACAATGAACAAGTGAATGAAAAATCCCTATCTTTAAGGGACTTGCGTTTTCATATTGATGCTAGACAAAAAGTGGCCATTTGTGGCCGGACAGGAAG TGGGAAATCTTCCATCATACTACTTCTTCTATGTATGCTGAAGCCGCTACAGAATACTAGAGAGGACGCTATAACCATCGATGGCATCTCCATTCAAAATGTTGACCCTTCGATCTTGCGGGAAAGAATATTTGCTGTCCCACAAGATACCATATTCCTTCCCAAGGGCTCGTCATGGCTGGAGAATATGGAACCTTTTACAACCAATGCTGCTGAGTGTAGATCTATCTTGGAGGACGTGAATCTATGGGATGTGGTTGTCGCACAAGGAGGAGATTTGACCGCGGCTATGGATTCGGACGCACTCAGCCAGGGACAGAGACAGCTCTTCAGTCTCGCCCGTGCTGTGTTGAGAAAGAGAGCCAAGACGAAATTGATGTCAGGTCAAGCGCAGCACGGTGGGCTTCTTCTACTCGACGAGCCTAGTTCTGCTGTTGATTTTGAGACAGAAGGGATAATGCACAGGATTATCCAGCGTGAGTTTTGCGACTACACCGTCGTCATGATCACCCACAGACTTGAGTTTATCACTGGACTGCACAGCATAGGTCAAGTTGGTTCGGACTCCCAGGAAACCTTTTTTAACCGAGTGCTTGTGGTCGATGCTGGGACTAtagttgaagatggccatcCAGCTGAGCTCCTGGAAGCGAAAGAGGGAAGATTCAGAGCACTATGGGAGGCGTCAAGAGTTTGA
- a CDS encoding fumonisin cluster-longevity assurance factor translates to MALLFIDFSMPQAAPYTAKFLWLSHRQSSTGLYSIGNGDVCFVLFKVLTLSWLRESCMDYLLAPFAAAMGVAKERKRIRFSEQGWVLMYYTVFWPLGMFIWTKESHFANMDHLWTGWPQRDIDGLTKFYILTQLSYWIQQVISVNIEARRKDYWLNVVHHFITITLILVSYVYHHTRVGVLILVMMDAIEILFPFAKCLRYLGYTTLCDVVFCLFFITWVLSRHVLYLMTCWSVYSDVPRIMEVSCFIGSAGNLHGPLPVPDNWWHLIEPWLYPNGIVCHSNGFRISILVYLLLLQVLMMMWFGFICKVAIGVLDGRVVDDVRSDEESDEGSQITELEKDTNSFATVSSWQESRLQPRRSARSSSAAQIGNDGNGYLKRKAHGKGE, encoded by the exons ATGGCACTGCTCTTCATTGACTTCTCTATGCCTCAAGCAGCACCTTATACTGCCAAGTTTCTTTGGCTTTCTCATCGGCAGTCATCTACTGGGTTATACTCTATCGGAAACGGTGATGTATGCTTCGTCCTTTTCAAGGTACTCACCCTGTCATGGCTTCGAGAAAGTTGTATGGACTATCTGCTTGCCCCATTTGCCGCAGCAATGGGAGTGgcgaaggaaagaaaacgcATCCGATTTTCAGAGCAGGGCTGGGTCCTCATGTATTACACTGTATTTTGGCCGTTAGGAATG TTCATTTGGACCAAAGAGTCTCATTTTGCAAACATGGACCATCTTTGGACTGGTTGGCCACAACGAGATATTGATGGGCTGACCAAGTTTTACATTTTGACGCAGCTATCTTATTGGATACAGCAAGTCATCTCGGTGAACATTGAGGCTCGTCGAAAGGACTACTGGTTAAATGTAGTACATCATTTTATCACCATCACGCTCATTCTCGTATCGTATGTCTATCATCACACCCGAGTCGGAGTTTTGATCTTGGTTATGATGGATGCTATAGAGATACTTTTCCCA TTTGCCAAATGCCTCAGATATCTGGGCTATACTACTCTTTGTGATGTAGTCTTTTGCCTATTCTTCATAACATGGGTGTTATCCCGCCACGTTTTGTATCTCATGACTTGCTGGAGTGTGTACTCAGATGTTCCTCGAATAATGGAGGTGTCTTGTTTCATAGGCTCTGCCGGTAATCTCCATGGTCCTCTGCCTGTTCCCGACAACTGGTGGCACTTGATTGAACCATGGCTCTACCCCAATGGCATTGTTTGCCACAGCAACGGCTTTAGGATCAGCATCTTGGTatatctccttcttcttcaagtcttgatgatgatgtggtTCGGATTCATCTGCAAAGTTGCCATTGGCGTCCTCGATGGAAGGGTGGTAGATGATGTGAGGAGCGACGAAGAAAGTGACGAAGGGTCTCAGATTACCGAACTTGAGAAAGATACAAATTCTTTTGCAACTGTTTCTAGCTGGCAGGAATCTCGACTACAACCCAGACGTAGTGCTCGGTCTAGTAGCGCAGCACAAATAGGGAATGACGGCAACGGCTACTTGAAACGCAAAGCTCATGGCAAGGGGGAGTAA